Sequence from the Ancalomicrobiaceae bacterium S20 genome:
CTTGATGCCGGGCGTGTCCATCGTCGCGCCGTTGGCGGTCGCGGCGAGGAAGGTCGAGAGCGCGATCGTCACGTCGGACGCATAGACCGGCTCGGGGAAGCGCTGCTGACGGAAGCAGTCGTTGATGCGCCACTGCATGCCCCACATCTGGCCGGCGCTGACGCGGTAGGCCGGCCAACTGGACCAGGCCGCGCCCGCGCCCTTCTGGGCCGGTAGATAGGGCAGTTCCTGCAGGCGGATTCGGGTGTTCTCCTGGCCGTGGCAGGTCGCGCAGGAGAAGTCGTGCGGGCCGCCCTCGAAGTAGAACATCCGCTTGCCGAGCTCGAACATCTGCCGCTCCTTCGGATGCGACAGCGAGACGGCGACCTTCTCACCCTTGGACTCGCCCGAGATATAGGTCACGACCGCGTTGAGCTGGTCCTTCTCCGGGCTGCCGAACGGCGCGGCGATGAACTTGGCGACGTCGATGCCCTGGATGGTCGCCATGCAGGTCAGGATGCGCGACTCGGCATCCTGGACCTTGTCGGTGTCCTTGAAATAGCGGGGGAGATGGGCATAGGCGCCGTGAACGACGCCCGGTCCCATGCCGAGATCGCAGGTCTCGAGCGAGGCGTTCTTCGGGCCGGCGGGCTTCTTCCAGATCTCTTCGCCCTGGGCCTCGAAGAGTTCGGCCGGATTGCCGTCCTTCAAGGCCTCGCGATACTGCTCGATGCTCTGGATCGAAGCGTCACCCTCGGCCAGGGCCGTGCTTGCCGTTCCCGCGGCCATGGCGACGAGCATCGCCAGGCCGGCACCATGCCAGCGTCCCATATGCGCCTCCCCTTGGTCTTTTCTCGTTGTTCGGACGGCCGGACCGGTCAGGTCACGGTCGCCTCGTCGGTGCGGGTGTCGCCCTTGTTGTCGACCCAGGACACCACGACCTTATCGCCGGCCTTGCCGCCCTTGACCTTGAAGGACAGGAACGGGTTCTTGGAGACCGACGGTCCCCACTGCGCCTGCATCACGACCTTGTCGGCGAGCTTGGTGGTCACCTCGGCGATGAACCAGGCCGGCACGACGTTGCCGGAGGCGTCCTTGCGAAAGCCCGTTTCCATCTCGTGGTTCATCAGAACCTTGATCTCGGTCACGCCGTCCTTGGACGCGGCGCGGATCTTCATCGGATTGCCCATGTCGTTCTCCTTCGCGCGTCCTTGTCAGCCGCCGCAGCCGCCGAGCGTGACCTTGATTTCCTTGGCGGCGGAGTAGTACTTGCCGCCGGCCTTGACCAGGACGACCACGTTGGAGGTCTGGCCCATCTTGATGCGCGTGGTCACGTCGGGAAGCATGTCGGGGCCGAGGTCGAACAGCGCGGCGAGCATGTTCGGGTTCTTTTCGACCAGGAACGAGATCTGCGTCGTCTCGGGCAGCTTGCTGACCGCCTGAACCGGCACCACCGCGCCGTTCTCGGCGATGTCGGAGGCGAGGATCTGGATGTCGGCGCTCTCGGCGACGCCGGTCGCGCCGAGTTCCTTGTAGGTGTCGGCGAGCGTCTTGCCGTCGAAGGCGGCCTTGTTCCAGGCCGCGAAGGCGAGCTTGGGCCCGACCGTCGAGACGATCGCGGTCAGCAGGCCGAGGAGGCCGCCGCGGGCGAGCAGTGCCCGCCGGTTCAGTGTCGATTTCATCATGTCGTTCCTTCCTCCCTCGATTGGGCGCCCGCGCTTTGATCGGCGGATCACTTGTTCGGCGCGCCTGCCAGGATCCACGCCAGAAGCTTCTTCAGGTCCTCGTCCTTGATCTCCTCCTGGGGCGGCATGGCGACCGAACCCCAGACGCCTTCACCGCCGGCGCGGACCTTGGCGATGAGTTTAGCCGTAACGTCCTGGCCTTTGTACTTGTCCGCAACCTCGACGTAGCTCGGACCGACCAGCCGCGTCGTCGCGGCGTGGCAGCCGAGGCAGCCGGCGGTCTCGGCGATCGCGGCCGGCGAGGCCGGGCCCGCCTCGGCCTTGACCGAGGCCGCCGTCACCTGTCCGCGCACCGGGCCGACCAGGCGGTTCTGGTCGGCCAGATTGCCGTGCGAGGCGAGAGCATAGTCGGGCAAGGCCGAGCCGATCTCCACCTCCTTCTTGCAATCCTTCATGCAGGGCGCCGCTTGCACATCGGGCGCGACCGGTTTGCCGGAGAATTCGGTGCCCGGCCACAGCGCGTGGCTCCAGGTCATGCCGTTGCGGTTCGGCATCAGGCCCTGCACGTCGCGGATGGTCCTGTCATCGAGCACGAAATCGTCGGGCACGATCTCCGCGAGGTTCAGGAGATAGGCGAGGACCGCGTAGACCTCGTCGTTCGACAGCGACTTCGGCGCGTTCCAGGGCATGGCGCGCCGGATGTAGTCGAAGAGCGTCGAGACGGTCGCGACCTTCATGAAGGTCGTCCGCGCCGGATAGTCGGGGCGCTTCAGCGCCGCCGCATGACCCGAGGCGACGTCCTCCTTGGTGGTGCCGCCGACCAGCGGCGTGAACACCTTGTTGCTCTCGGCGAAGGTGCCGTGGCAGGAGGCGCATTTCTGCTCCCACACGGCCTCGCCCTGCGCGACGCTGCCGGAGCCCTTCGGCAGGCCGGCGAAATCCGGGCGGACGTCGATATCCCAGGCCTTCAGCTCGGCCGGCGTCGCCGGGCGGCCGACGCCGGTATAGGTGTCGAGCGCGAACCCGGCCGTGACGCCGGCGGCCGCCGAGAGGGCGAAGGCGGCTGCGAAGATCCGCGCGCGCTCAGAGAACCTGGACATTGCTCACGTCCCCGTTCATGGCGACCTTCCAGGACTGGATCGCGTTGTTGTGGTAGATCGACCGCGTGCCGCGGACGGCGCGGAGCATGCGGTAGCCCGGCTGCACGTAGCCGGTCTCATCCTGCGCGCGCGATTGCAGGATCGCCGGACGTCCGTCCCAGTCCCAGCCGACATTGAAGCGGGTCAGGCACTTCGAGAGCACCGGGGTCTGGAGCGTCGCCTCGACCCAGTTGATGCCGCCGTCGAAGGAGACGTCGACGCGCTTGATCTTGCCGCGTCCGGACCAGGCCAGGCCGCTCACGTTGTAGTGGCCCTTGTCGAGCAGGATCTGGCCGCCGGACGGGCTCGTGATCACCGACTTCGCCTCCTGGATCGAGGTGTACTGGCGGTGCTGGCCGTCGGGCATCAGGTCGATGTAGTGGACCGCCTCGTCCTTGGTCGCCCAGGGCTGGTCGCCGACCTTGATCCGCCGCAGCCACTTCACCCAGGAGACGCCCTGGACGCCCGGCACCACGAGGCGGAGCGGATAGCCGTTTTCCGGCCTGAGCATCTCGCCGTTCTGGCCGTAGGCGACCATGACCTCGCCGGAGAGCACCAGCTCGATCGGGATCGTGCGCGTCATCGACGAGCCGTCGGCGCCCTCGGCCAGCACGAACCTGGCCTTGGAGAGATCCGCGCCGCAATCCTCGAGCAGGGTGCGCAGCGGCACGCCGGTGAACTCGCTGCACGAGACCATGCCGTGGGTGTACTGCACGGTCGGCACGGCGACATTGCCCCATTCCATGCCGGTGTTGGCGCCGCATTCGATGAAATGCAGGCGCGAGACCGAGGGCAGGCGCATCAGGTCGTCGAGCGTGTAGACCTTCGGCTTCCTGACGAAGTCCTCGCTCATGCCGTGAACCATCAGGCGATGGCGCGACGGATCGATGTCGTGCCAACCCTGGTGATGGCGCTCAAAATGCAGGCCCGACGGCGTGATGATGCCGAACATGCCCTGGAGCGGCATGAAGGAGACGCTCGAGCCGGCCACCTGCGTCAGGCCGGGGCTCTGGCGCCGGACCATCGCGGTCTCGTATTTCGACGGCAGACCATAGGGCGTCGCGGCGACCGGCTGGCCGAGACTGGTCGACCACGGCGGCAGCTTCAGGATCGCATCGTCGCCGGCGTTCTCCGCAGCCGCGGCCGGACCGGCGGTCAGGGCCGCAGCGGCGGCGAGGAAGGAGCCCCGCAGAAAGTCGCGGCGCCCGGCCGATACCGCGGCGATCTCCTCGGCCGACAGGAAGCTCTCCGGCGCCGGCCTGATCCTCGGGCCGCCGCCCGTCCTGTCACGATCGCGTCTGATCATGCATCCCCCGAATGCCTCGTGTCGTCGCCGGAGACGATCCGGCGGCTCGGACGGGGGTGCAAATGCTCGCGCCGCGCCGGATTCGGGCGCGTCCGCTCGCTCAGCCGTTTTCTCTCCCCGTGTCCGGACTGGTTTCGCCGTCCGGAACTCCGATGGCCGCATGGAAGCGGACCGGCGCGAATTTTCCAATCGGGGTCGGTGCCGGGGGGATCTGGGGGTTTTCCCCTAGACGGCCGATCGATGGCGCTCTCAGGCGGAGATCTGGCCCGGCTCCGAGGCCCAGGCGATCAGTTGCGCGACCGAGGTGACGCCGGCCTTGGACATCAGGTTGTGCCGGTGGTTCTCGACCGTCTTGACCGAGATATCGAGCGCCGCGGCGATCGCCTTGTTGGTGCGGCCGGCGACGATATGGGCGAGCACTTCGCGCTCGCGATCGGTCAGCGACGACAGCCGCCGCTCGAGATCGCCCTGCCGGCGCCGCCGTTCGATCGCCTCGCGACTCTCCGCCAGCGCCTCGCCGATCCGATCGAGCAGAACCTGATCGTCGAAGGGCTTTTCGAGAAAGTCTATCGCGCCGTGCCGCATGGCGCGCACGGCCTTCGGCACGTCGCCATGGCCGGTGATGAAGATGACCCGGACGGCCGAGCCGCGCCGCTGCAGCTCGTTCTGCAGTTCCAGTCCGCTCAGGCCCGGCAGCCGCACGTCGAGCACGGCGCAACACGGGCGCTGATCGTCGAGCGCGCGCAGGAAATCCTGCGCCGAGGCCGAGGTCACGCAGCGATAGCCGAGCGACGAGACCAGGAAGTTCACGGAATCGCGCACATCCGGATCATCGTCGACGATGTGGACGATCGGCTCGATCTCAGACACCGGCATGCTCCTCGATCAGCGGCAGTTGGAAGCGGAAGGTGGTCCGGCCGGGCGTGTCGATATCGACCGCGAGGTGGCCGCCATGGGCCTCGACGATCGTCCGGCTCAGCGACAGGCCGAGGCCGAGACCCTCCGACTTGGTGGTGAAGAAGGCTTCGAACAGCAGCGGCACCGCGCCCGGCGCGACGCCGGCGCCATTGTCGGTCACGCCGACGTCGAGCACGTGATCGCGGACCCGGGACCAGACCAGGATGCGGCCGTCCGGCTGTTTCGACACGGCGTCGAGCGCGTTCTGGAGCAGGTTCAGCACGACCTCCTCGATCTGGAGCCGGTCCGCGCGGATCGTCGGCAGCGCGGCCGGGATGTCGGTCTCGATCGTCACGGCACGGCCGGCGGCGGTCGGTTCGAACAGGGCGAGCGCATCGGCGAGCACGGCGGCCGGATCGACCGGCACTTGGCGCGAGGGGTTCTTGCGGACGAACTCGCGCATGCGCTTGACGATGGCGCCGGCGCGCTCCGCCTGCACGGCGATGCGCTCGACGCCGGCGCGGACGCCCTCGAGATCGGTGCCGCTCGCCAGCCGGCGCTCGCAGCCGCGCGCGTAGCTGACGATGGCGGCCAGCGGCTGGTTGATCTCATGGGCGAGCGAGCTCGCCATCTCGCCCATCAGCGACAGGCGGACGGTGTGCTCCATCTGCTCGCCCTTCAGCCGCGCCAGTTCATGGGCCCGCTGCAGCTCGGCGGTGCGCTTGCGCAGGAGATGGGCGACGCGCATGACGTGGATGATCCACCACAGCGCCGCGGTCGCCGCCAGCATGGCCCAATAGCGGTTCGCCCAGGCGAAATCGAGCATGCCGAGCCTGGAGAACGGCGCGTAGGGGCCGATCTTGAGCGTGCGATAGAGATCCTGCACGGGCTGATAGTCCTCGGGCGCCGTCCAGACCACATCGCCTTCGCGCGGCTGCATGGCGAGGAGCACGCGGGCGACGTCCCGGCCGAGGCCCGGCGAGGTCTGGACCACCTGCACGAACGGCCAACCCGGATAGAGCCGGGTCGAGACGTGGCAGCGCTGGGTCCCCGAGGGGCGGCGGCCGACGACGCGGAACTCGTCGGCGCGCGCCCGCCCCTCCGCGATCAGGGCCTCCAGGACGCAGGAACGCACGACGCCGGCATCGGCCTGCCCAGACCGCAATGCCGCCACCACGCCGTCGACCGGGTAGCCGACGAACAGCATGTTCGCGTCGGCTCGGAGATCAAGCCCGCGCTCCGACGCCTCGCGCTCGACCGCCCGGAAGCCGAAGGCATCGGGCGCGACCGCCGCGACCCGCTTTCCCTTCAGGTCCGTGAGCTGCCAGAGGTCTTCGGCGCGGGCCGGCACGATCACGGCGGCGGCGACTGCCTCGGAGGCCGAGGTGCCGTCCATGTCCTGCTCGGTCGCGATCGCCTTAGCGGAATAGTCGATCTCCAGTTCGAGGTAATGGCCGGGATTGGTGATCACGAAATCGAGCCGGTTCGACGCCACGGCGCCGGTCAGGAACGCGGCGCTGCCGGGCACCAATTCGAACCGGCGATCGGGCAGCGCGCGGCCGAGCTCGGCGACGGTCGCGGCCCAGCGACTCGCGGCCTCCTCGGTGCCGCGATAGGCGAGCACGCCGATGCGGACCACCGGACGGTCGTCGGCGGGCGCCGGCGCGACGAAGCCCGATCCGGCCAGCACGGCGGCGATCACCACCCCGCGGATGTAGGCGCCCCCGAGATCAGTCGCATCGCAGACGTCCGCACCGTCGCGCCTCGGCGATCATGCCGGCGATGGTCGAGGGGCCCGGCCAGCCGATGAAGGCCCGGCCGGCAATCGCGAAGGTCGGTGTCACACGGATGCCGAGCGCGTGCGCGCGGCTCGTCTGCGCGTCGACCTCCAGAGCGGCCGCCCCTGCGACGGCCGGCGCGTCGATCGCATCGAGATCGATCCCCTCGGCCCGCGCAATCGCGCGGGCACGCGGTTCGTCGAGAAAACCGCGGTGGCCGAGCAGGGCGAGGTGCAACGCGCGCGCCGATGCCGGGCCGAACAGGTGAAACACGGCCTGCTGCAGGATCGCTACGGCGCGCGAGGCCGGCGAGAGGATCGGATGGTGCACGAGCGTGAGCGCGACACGGCCGTCGCGCTCGACCAGCGCGTCGAGCGGCACCGCCGCACTCCGGCAGTAGCCGCAATTGTAGTCGAAGACCTCGCCGATCACGATGTCCGGCGCGGTGCCGCCGATCCGCTGGAGCCCGGCGAGCCCCGCGAAGGCCTCGGCCGGCAAGGCGCGGTTCCGGATCGGCGAACCATCGTCGGAGGCCAGCGCGAGAGCATCCGCGGGCGGCGATCCGGCGCGGGCGCTCCCCATCGAGGCCCGAGCCGCCCAGGCATTCGCGAAGCCGCCGATCGCGAGGCGGCACCAGGCGCGCCGGTCGAGCATCATCACAGGATCACCACCGAAACTCCGATCGGGATCGCGGCACATTCCTGCAAACGTCGCGGGATTTCAATCGGTTTGGTAACACGCGCGCCGGTGGCGCCCACGGCTGCGGAGCGATCCGGGTCGGCGTCAGTGCCGATCGAGGCGCCTGAGCGCCCCCGAGGCGAAGCCGGCGAGCGAGACCAGACCGCCGGCGATGCCGGTCGCGACGAACAGGCCGCGGATCCCCATCCACTCGCCGAGCGGCGTCGCGAAGGCCAATCCGACCGGCGCCGCCAGGGCGATGACGGTATTCATCAGCGACAGGACGCGCCCCTGCAGATGATGCGGGACGGTGGTCTGGAGCAAGGCCGTCAAGGGCGCCTCGCCGAGCACGAAGGTCGCCCCGCTCAGCACCCACCAGGCCAAGGCGAGCGTGAAGAACTCGCGGGGCATGGCGGCCGAGGCCGCGAAGGCGAAGCAAGACACCGCAAAGCCACCGAGGATCCAGCGGATGTGCCGCCGCGGCGCCCATGCCGTCACGGCGAGCCCTCCGACCAGCATGCCGATTCCCCAAAGCGCCTCCATCACGGCGACCTGCGCGGCGCCGCCGCCGAAATGCTGCGTGACCAGCAGTGGCACCAGCGTCGCCGACGGCATCAGCACCAGCACGACCGCCGCCTGGAGCAGGAACAGGTCGCGCAGGCCCGCATTGCCCGCGACCGCGCGGACACCGTCGCGGAATTCCGTCCAGAGGTTCGATGCCGCCTGCCTTGGCTCGCCCGGCTGGGGAATCGTGAAGACGAGCAGGGGCACGATCCCGAGCACGGCCGTGACCACGTCGATCGCCAGCGCCCAGCCGATCGGCATCGCGCTGAGTGCGAGCGCGCCGAGCGGCGCGGCGGCGACGAACATGACGCCTTCCAGCGTCTGACCGAGACCGGCCGCGCGCGCCAGGAAGCGGCGCGGCACGAGCAGCGATGTGCTCGCGAGCGCGGCCGGCGCCTGAAAGGCCTGCATCGCGCTGCGGATGAACAGCATCGCATAGATGTGCCACAGCTCGATCCGATCGCTCAGGAACAGCACGATGAGCACGGCCATGCATAGCGCGCTGACGGCATCGGCGCCGATCATCAGGAGACGGCGGCTGTAGCGGTCCGCGAACAGACCGCCGATCGGGCCGAGCAGCGCCTGCGGCAGCAGCGCGGCGAGCCCCGCCGTGGCGAGCTCCGCGACGCTGCCGGTCGCCTCGGTGATCCACCACATCAGCACGAACTGGGTCAGGGCCGAGCCGACCAGCGACAGGGCCTGGCCGAGGAAGATCGACCAGTAGCGCAGACGCCAGCGTTGTCCGGGACCGACAGGATCGATGGAGTGCGATCCGGCTCCGGGCTGAGAACCGATTTCGGTCACGGTCATGCTCGTTGTCTCGCGTCCCCGGGCGCGGAAAGGAGAAGGGCTGCGGGGTCGTGCTTGTCGGTCGCCCTGGTCGGAGATGCGTGGAGGTATTGTGGAGGTTCCGTCGAGGCGCCCGTCGCCGCCTCGACGCGGCCGCGTCGGCATGCCATCCCCATGGCCACCACAATGAAGCCTGTTGCCATGAACGCCCTTGTCCTGATTGCCGAAGACGAGACCGAGATCGCCGAAATCCTCGATGCCTATTTGACGCGCGAGGGATTTCGAACCGTACGTGCCGCCGACGGCAGGACCGCGGTCGACCTGCATCTGACGCTGAAGCCGGATCTCATCCTGCTCGACGTGACCATGCCGCGACTGGACGGCTGGGAGGTGCTGGCCGAGGTCCGGCGCCGCGGCGATACGCCGGTCATCATGGTGACCGCGCTCGACAAGGACATCGACCGCCTGCAGGGC
This genomic interval carries:
- the soxA gene encoding sulfur oxidation c-type cytochrome SoxA produces the protein MGRWHGAGLAMLVAMAAGTASTALAEGDASIQSIEQYREALKDGNPAELFEAQGEEIWKKPAGPKNASLETCDLGMGPGVVHGAYAHLPRYFKDTDKVQDAESRILTCMATIQGIDVAKFIAAPFGSPEKDQLNAVVTYISGESKGEKVAVSLSHPKERQMFELGKRMFYFEGGPHDFSCATCHGQENTRIRLQELPYLPAQKGAGAAWSSWPAYRVSAGQMWGMQWRINDCFRQQRFPEPVYASDVTIALSTFLAATANGATMDTPGIKR
- the soxZ gene encoding thiosulfate oxidation carrier complex protein SoxZ — protein: MGNPMKIRAASKDGVTEIKVLMNHEMETGFRKDASGNVVPAWFIAEVTTKLADKVVMQAQWGPSVSKNPFLSFKVKGGKAGDKVVVSWVDNKGDTRTDEATVT
- the soxY gene encoding thiosulfate oxidation carrier protein SoxY; this translates as MMKSTLNRRALLARGGLLGLLTAIVSTVGPKLAFAAWNKAAFDGKTLADTYKELGATGVAESADIQILASDIAENGAVVPVQAVSKLPETTQISFLVEKNPNMLAALFDLGPDMLPDVTTRIKMGQTSNVVVLVKAGGKYYSAAKEIKVTLGGCGG
- a CDS encoding c-type cytochrome, whose translation is MSRFSERARIFAAAFALSAAAGVTAGFALDTYTGVGRPATPAELKAWDIDVRPDFAGLPKGSGSVAQGEAVWEQKCASCHGTFAESNKVFTPLVGGTTKEDVASGHAAALKRPDYPARTTFMKVATVSTLFDYIRRAMPWNAPKSLSNDEVYAVLAYLLNLAEIVPDDFVLDDRTIRDVQGLMPNRNGMTWSHALWPGTEFSGKPVAPDVQAAPCMKDCKKEVEIGSALPDYALASHGNLADQNRLVGPVRGQVTAASVKAEAGPASPAAIAETAGCLGCHAATTRLVGPSYVEVADKYKGQDVTAKLIAKVRAGGEGVWGSVAMPPQEEIKDEDLKKLLAWILAGAPNK
- the soxC gene encoding sulfite dehydrogenase, giving the protein MIRRDRDRTGGGPRIRPAPESFLSAEEIAAVSAGRRDFLRGSFLAAAAALTAGPAAAAENAGDDAILKLPPWSTSLGQPVAATPYGLPSKYETAMVRRQSPGLTQVAGSSVSFMPLQGMFGIITPSGLHFERHHQGWHDIDPSRHRLMVHGMSEDFVRKPKVYTLDDLMRLPSVSRLHFIECGANTGMEWGNVAVPTVQYTHGMVSCSEFTGVPLRTLLEDCGADLSKARFVLAEGADGSSMTRTIPIELVLSGEVMVAYGQNGEMLRPENGYPLRLVVPGVQGVSWVKWLRRIKVGDQPWATKDEAVHYIDLMPDGQHRQYTSIQEAKSVITSPSGGQILLDKGHYNVSGLAWSGRGKIKRVDVSFDGGINWVEATLQTPVLSKCLTRFNVGWDWDGRPAILQSRAQDETGYVQPGYRMLRAVRGTRSIYHNNAIQSWKVAMNGDVSNVQVL
- a CDS encoding response regulator; the protein is MSEIEPIVHIVDDDPDVRDSVNFLVSSLGYRCVTSASAQDFLRALDDQRPCCAVLDVRLPGLSGLELQNELQRRGSAVRVIFITGHGDVPKAVRAMRHGAIDFLEKPFDDQVLLDRIGEALAESREAIERRRRQGDLERRLSSLTDREREVLAHIVAGRTNKAIAAALDISVKTVENHRHNLMSKAGVTSVAQLIAWASEPGQISA
- a CDS encoding PhnD/SsuA/transferrin family substrate-binding protein — encoded protein: MLAGSGFVAPAPADDRPVVRIGVLAYRGTEEAASRWAATVAELGRALPDRRFELVPGSAAFLTGAVASNRLDFVITNPGHYLELEIDYSAKAIATEQDMDGTSASEAVAAAVIVPARAEDLWQLTDLKGKRVAAVAPDAFGFRAVEREASERGLDLRADANMLFVGYPVDGVVAALRSGQADAGVVRSCVLEALIAEGRARADEFRVVGRRPSGTQRCHVSTRLYPGWPFVQVVQTSPGLGRDVARVLLAMQPREGDVVWTAPEDYQPVQDLYRTLKIGPYAPFSRLGMLDFAWANRYWAMLAATAALWWIIHVMRVAHLLRKRTAELQRAHELARLKGEQMEHTVRLSLMGEMASSLAHEINQPLAAIVSYARGCERRLASGTDLEGVRAGVERIAVQAERAGAIVKRMREFVRKNPSRQVPVDPAAVLADALALFEPTAAGRAVTIETDIPAALPTIRADRLQIEEVVLNLLQNALDAVSKQPDGRILVWSRVRDHVLDVGVTDNGAGVAPGAVPLLFEAFFTTKSEGLGLGLSLSRTIVEAHGGHLAVDIDTPGRTTFRFQLPLIEEHAGV
- a CDS encoding DsbA family protein encodes the protein MMLDRRAWCRLAIGGFANAWAARASMGSARAGSPPADALALASDDGSPIRNRALPAEAFAGLAGLQRIGGTAPDIVIGEVFDYNCGYCRSAAVPLDALVERDGRVALTLVHHPILSPASRAVAILQQAVFHLFGPASARALHLALLGHRGFLDEPRARAIARAEGIDLDAIDAPAVAGAAALEVDAQTSRAHALGIRVTPTFAIAGRAFIGWPGPSTIAGMIAEARRCGRLRCD
- a CDS encoding MFS transporter is translated as MTVTEIGSQPGAGSHSIDPVGPGQRWRLRYWSIFLGQALSLVGSALTQFVLMWWITEATGSVAELATAGLAALLPQALLGPIGGLFADRYSRRLLMIGADAVSALCMAVLIVLFLSDRIELWHIYAMLFIRSAMQAFQAPAALASTSLLVPRRFLARAAGLGQTLEGVMFVAAAPLGALALSAMPIGWALAIDVVTAVLGIVPLLVFTIPQPGEPRQAASNLWTEFRDGVRAVAGNAGLRDLFLLQAAVVLVLMPSATLVPLLVTQHFGGGAAQVAVMEALWGIGMLVGGLAVTAWAPRRHIRWILGGFAVSCFAFAASAAMPREFFTLALAWWVLSGATFVLGEAPLTALLQTTVPHHLQGRVLSLMNTVIALAAPVGLAFATPLGEWMGIRGLFVATGIAGGLVSLAGFASGALRRLDRH